In the genome of Gadus chalcogrammus isolate NIFS_2021 chromosome 21, NIFS_Gcha_1.0, whole genome shotgun sequence, one region contains:
- the rnaseh1 gene encoding ribonuclease H1 isoform X1 produces the protein MFRWTALCKVVRRTVCSAADDMVGKGKFFYAVHKGTKPGVYTSWDECKSQVEKFPCAIYKKFASEKDAWAFFRGVKQAAVPTPVKASSSGASLSLLPKRGPEPLNYIPIGQKRCYSNKEAESPSKRLKGSVESSPPESSCSSSCSSEEGDGFTRMGDAVVVYTDGCCSNNGRKGARAGIGVYWGPNHPLNAADRLGGRQTNQRAEIQAACRALEQAKEQDIKKLVIYTDSKFTINGVTTWVKTWKTNGWRLKSGGQVTNKDDFEKLDRLNAQLEVVWIHIPGHAGYAGNEEADRLSRVGAAKILESP, from the exons ATGTTCAGATGGACCGCTCTCTGTAAGGTTGTCCGCAGGACGGTGTGCAGCGCCGCCGACGACATGGTGGGGAAGGGCAAGTTCTTCTACGCGGTGCACAAGGGCACCAAGCCCGGAGTGTACACCAGCTG GGATGAGTGCAAGAGCCAGGTGGAGAAGTTCCCGTGTGCGATTTATAAGAAGTTTGCTTCAGAGAAAGACGCCTGGGCCTTCTTCAGAGGAGTGAAGCAAGCAGCGGTGCCCACCCCTGTCAAAG CCTCCAGCAGTGGTGCCTCCCTCAGCCTGCTTCCCAAGAGGGGGCCAGAGCCTCTCAACTACATCCCTATTGGCCAGAAGAGGTGCTACTCAAACAAGGAGGCGGAGTCTCCCTCCAAAAGGCTCAAGGGATCCGTCGAGAGCTCTCCCCCAGAGagcagctgctcctcctcctgctcctcggaGGAGGGGGACGGCTTCACCCGCATGG GGGATGCTGTGGTCGTCTACACCGATGGATGCTGTTCTAATAACGGACGGAAGGGGGCGCGGGCAGGGATCGGAGTTTACTGGGGACCCAACCATCCACT GAACGCTGCAGATCGTCTGGGGGGAAGACAGACCAATCAGAGAGCCGAGATCCAG GCGGCCTGCAGAGCCCTGGAACAGGCCAAGGAGCAGGACATCAAGAAGCTGGTCATCTACACCGACAGCAAGTTCACCATCAACG gtgtgacCACCTGGGTGAAGACCTGGAAGACCAACGGCTGGAGGCTGAAGTCAGGAGGTCAGGTGACCAACAAGGACGACTTTGAGAAGCTGGACCGCCTAAACGCCCAGCTGGAGGTCGTCTGG ATCCACATCCCGGGTCACGCGGGCTACGCGGGTAATGAGGAAGCAGACCGTCTGTCTCGCGTGGGAGCCGCCAAGATTCTGGAGTCGCCATGA
- the rnaseh1 gene encoding ribonuclease H1 isoform X2 has protein sequence MVGKGKFFYAVHKGTKPGVYTSWDECKSQVEKFPCAIYKKFASEKDAWAFFRGVKQAAVPTPVKASSSGASLSLLPKRGPEPLNYIPIGQKRCYSNKEAESPSKRLKGSVESSPPESSCSSSCSSEEGDGFTRMGDAVVVYTDGCCSNNGRKGARAGIGVYWGPNHPLNAADRLGGRQTNQRAEIQAACRALEQAKEQDIKKLVIYTDSKFTINGVTTWVKTWKTNGWRLKSGGQVTNKDDFEKLDRLNAQLEVVWIHIPGHAGYAGNEEADRLSRVGAAKILESP, from the exons ATGGTGGGGAAGGGCAAGTTCTTCTACGCGGTGCACAAGGGCACCAAGCCCGGAGTGTACACCAGCTG GGATGAGTGCAAGAGCCAGGTGGAGAAGTTCCCGTGTGCGATTTATAAGAAGTTTGCTTCAGAGAAAGACGCCTGGGCCTTCTTCAGAGGAGTGAAGCAAGCAGCGGTGCCCACCCCTGTCAAAG CCTCCAGCAGTGGTGCCTCCCTCAGCCTGCTTCCCAAGAGGGGGCCAGAGCCTCTCAACTACATCCCTATTGGCCAGAAGAGGTGCTACTCAAACAAGGAGGCGGAGTCTCCCTCCAAAAGGCTCAAGGGATCCGTCGAGAGCTCTCCCCCAGAGagcagctgctcctcctcctgctcctcggaGGAGGGGGACGGCTTCACCCGCATGG GGGATGCTGTGGTCGTCTACACCGATGGATGCTGTTCTAATAACGGACGGAAGGGGGCGCGGGCAGGGATCGGAGTTTACTGGGGACCCAACCATCCACT GAACGCTGCAGATCGTCTGGGGGGAAGACAGACCAATCAGAGAGCCGAGATCCAG GCGGCCTGCAGAGCCCTGGAACAGGCCAAGGAGCAGGACATCAAGAAGCTGGTCATCTACACCGACAGCAAGTTCACCATCAACG gtgtgacCACCTGGGTGAAGACCTGGAAGACCAACGGCTGGAGGCTGAAGTCAGGAGGTCAGGTGACCAACAAGGACGACTTTGAGAAGCTGGACCGCCTAAACGCCCAGCTGGAGGTCGTCTGG ATCCACATCCCGGGTCACGCGGGCTACGCGGGTAATGAGGAAGCAGACCGTCTGTCTCGCGTGGGAGCCGCCAAGATTCTGGAGTCGCCATGA